From the genome of Trachemys scripta elegans isolate TJP31775 chromosome 2, CAS_Tse_1.0, whole genome shotgun sequence:
CTCCGGTTGGGTGGTTCTACACTAGGAGCCACCACCTTTTTGTTCCAGATTCACCCCACCATCCCGTTCACATCTGAGTCCTCCAAAAAGTGCTCTAGCAAAACAAGCCCAAGGATGACAAGTCATCCCGTTGCTGTTTTTTCTgaggttaaaaaacaaatgagAGGAAGAGAAAAGCACCTTTTCAGGCCTTTCTTCTTTATACAGCACAAAGGCCCAGATgcaatttttcccccctttgcagGGGACCTTTACCGAGCACCGTGGTTCGGGCTCCGTTAGCAGCAAACATCACTTGTTGCCTAAGGGTTCTCATGCCAATCTGTGCCCCTTTGATGGCTCAGGCACGGTCAGCTGGATTGGGGCTGACAAATGACCTTACCCATGGATAGGCCTGACTTCTGAGACTTTCACCCGTGAACTTTGCCCTTTCAAGTCCCTCTTTGCAGGCAGGGATCCTCCAGCGCTGAGTTTGAATCTTTGTCTGACTCACAGCCCTAGCTGTGGGAGCCCCTCACATCTCTTGCCAGCTGCCTGTGCCGACGCGCTCTTGGCATGAGTGCCGGAGGTTGGCAGGACGGCAGGGGCGGTGCTTGACGTAGCTCCTGGTGCTGCGCTGGGTGGGTTGGCGACACGGCTATGAAGGGCTCTGAGACGCTCGCTCTTCGTTATGGCCGCTGCAGCCTTCAGATGCTGGTGTTGGGGTAGTCCCCGCTCTCTGCTACGTCTGCAGTAAATCGGGAGCGACGGCCAGATTCTGCTCCGGGCAGTCAGAGACGAGCACCTGTTCTGCTGGAAACCGGGAGTGTGAAATTACTGGCTTTACACTGAGCTCCAGATCTGGCCTGTTCTTGCTTTCCTCTCTTTGGGTTCCTCGCTTCCACCCCCTTCCAAGCGAGGAAGCGTAGTCCAGCGGCGAGGATGCTacgctgggttcaattccctgccccaCCGCAGAATCCAGgagtaaccttggacaagtcgtCTCAACGGCGTTGAGGCCCTGAACTCCCCTTGGGCGTTCTGCGCTTGAGTTCCCCGTCCGTGCAGTGGGGGTAGCAGAGGATAAATGCACTCAAAGCTGCGAGGCACTCCCATCTCCTGGTACTGGGGGGTGCTGGGAGGACGACAACTCCATTGGACAACTTTCAGGAGGCTGGCGTTTGTTTTTCTTCCATGACGCAGTGGCGAACGGTGCTGTGAAATGGGAAGAAGTCAGAACACTTCTTGGGCTGGCCAGGTTTCggattcctcctcccccagctggatGCGACTGGAGGCCCTGCCCCTGGATTgcaagcattgccagcagatcgagggacgtgatcgttcccctctatttggcactggtgaggcctcatctggagtattgtgtccagttttggtccccccactacagaaaggatgtggacaaattggagagggtccagcgaagggcaacgaaaatgatcagggggctggagcacatgacttatgaggagaggctgagggaactggggttatttagtctgcagaaaagaagagtgaggggggatttgatagcagccttcaactacctgaagcggggttccgaagaggatggctctagactgttctcagtgatagcagatgacagaacaaggagcaatggtctcaagttgcagtgggggaggtttaggttgaatattaggaaaaactttttcactaggagggtggtgaagcactgaagtaGATTACCTagggtgatggaatctccttccttagaagtttttaaggtcaggcttgataaagccctggctgggatgatttagttggggttggtcctgctttgagcagggggttggactagatgacctcctgaggtctctcccaaCCCTTCCCGTGGGACACGTTGTGCCGAACGCTGATTGAAAAGGACAAGGAGATGGTGCTGGAGACGCTGCGTGGCCCTGTGTCTTGCATGTAGCGTGCTCTGCCTGGCCTGACGCGGTTCGTGATCCATGCTGATCCCTCTCTCGGCACTGGTCCTGGTGGGGAAGATGCATTGCTCCATCTCTCTTGCTCCTGTTCTCTCCTTCCTAATGGGTTTCTTCTGTGCTGGGCTGGGTTCTCCAGGGAAAGGGGCTTGCAGGTCAGCTTTCCTCTTGCGTCTGCATTggtgtccatgaatgccacccgCTGAGGGAAATGGGGCTTAGCTGCTCAGAACAACCCGGCGTCCTTTTCATCTGGAGATCTCCGAGCTTTGCAGAGAAGAGCCAGTGTTATCTGCGTTTCTCAGtttgggaaaccgaggcacggactGGTCAGGCACCTTGCCTCAGGTCACGCAGAGAATCCACAGCAGATCTGGGGACGCCACCCAGCCCGTCCCAGATCAGTGCTGCATCTGCTGGGCCGCTCTCTCACTTCTCCCGTGGCTCTAACCAATCGCCTGGCTCTCCCCACGTGGGATTTGCGCCTCATCTAGGGATGTGGTGGCTTCTCCGGCACTCGGAGGCTGGGGTGTGTTTCTAACCGACCCGCTATGGCTCAGCCGCAGGTGAGTGGGCCCAGGGATCCCCAggggaggttctctggcctgggatGATCACAACTGGTCTGGCCTTAAAGTCAGTGACTTTTTAATCCATCCATCTCTGCTCCTACCGCAGCCCCGCTCAGGGTGAGGCCCATCCCACCCACATACATTTCCTGGGGTCACAGAAATGTATTATAGCAGGGCTCAATCCTGCGAGGCGGTTGCTGGGCTCGCCTGGGGGCGTTTGGGCCCTGTCTAAGGGACCCCCTCCCAGGGATGAAGGAGAGCGGGGAGGGGACTGTGTGCCGAGGGGATAACAGGGTGCTCTTTGATCCCCTTCCAGCCGGCGTCTCCTGCTCCGCCGTCATGGCCGTGGCGATCATGTCTGCGCTCTTACTGCACAAGCACCGTGAGGTAGGgggagggccctgggctgggaaggagggggaggggtcctggAGGCAAGTGTGGAAGGGAGCTGCTTGCTTTATGGGGTggtctgaggggagggggagcaggttGGGGATGACCTGCTGGATGGTGGTTTCAAGGGCCCCCATGTTAAAGGAGAGGTGCCTTCTGAATGGCGGTTTTAAGGGACCCCCCCTTTACGGAGTTACCTGCTGAATGGAGGTTTCAGGTCTTCCCATCTCCATtgacggggaggaggggggatttgTGGTTCTCCTTTTGTGGGGTGAGTCCTTCTACCAGGGGATTTTCCGGCTTGGTGCTAGTTTCAGAGCTTCCTTTCCCTGGAGGGAGTGGATTATTCGTCTCCCTTTCTCTGTTGCCTAGAGGGGGGTGTGTCTTGCTGGCTGGTGGTTTCAAGTCTcccccccttttctttctcttccctcctcccaccctgccaggGCGTCTTCCTGTCCCGGCTCATGTCCGACTTCTCCTGGCTGGTGGAGGAGACCCTGCTGCGGAACCGCGACGTGGGCTTCTCGGGGCGGCTGCGTGACCTGGTGCTCCACGCCCTCTCCCTGCTGCGGGGCTGCGTCTCCCTGCACCACCTCTCGCGTGGGGACGTCCTGGTGGCCCCCAGGGAGACGGAGGCGGCCGTGAGGGAGCTGAGCTGGCACAGCACCGCCCTGCTGCCCGTCTTCATGTGCGAGGCCGTGGGGGGTGAGTGACCTGGCCAGGGGCGAGGtcggcagggaggggctgcccaCAGTTCCTGCACCGTGTGtatggggttggggggcaggtgACCCCGGTGGGGGGATGACTGTCCATGGCCCCCCCCCGATGTGtatggggttggggggcagatgatttggaggggggggggcgggactgcccAGGGACTCCCCTGTAGCATGTGTGTGGGGTTGCGGGACATGTGACCTGGTAGTGGGGTTCCCCATGGCTCCCCGCACCATgtatagggggttggggggcaggtgacctggggggcggggctgcccaTTGCCCCCCAcgctgtgtgtgtggggttggggggcgggaAGGAGACTGGGCAGTGACgatgccctgagccccccgcaGCCTGCGCCATCAACGCCCTGCTGGTGGAGATGCTGCCCTTCTTGAGCCCTGCCGAGCTGCCCGCGGCCGTCGTGCTGAGCCAAGAGGAGCTGCGCCGCAAGACCCTGGcgctgctccagctgctgcccagAGACATCCTCCTGCTCCAGGTAGGGCCCTGCGAGAGGCCGGGGGGGGCCTTGCTGCCACTGCCTGGAGcctggctgggtggggggagccgcTTCTGGCTCTGCAGGGCAGCCAGGCTCCATCGCGTCGCCCCTCTTGAGGGGTCTCGCCCCCCTCCCGGTGCTctgatcccccacccccactctgcgtCCCGCCGGGCCCGTCGCAGGTGCTCTGCCAGGGGGACCGTGCTGACTTGTTCGTCTCCTCCCGCAGCCCTGCCAGTCGGTCTCTTGCTACAGCCAGGAGGTGCTGGACAAGCTGATCCAGTGTGGTCTGCTGGTCGCGGAGGAGGTAGGCGAAGGACGCCGGCCATAATGTCCCTGCTGGCCAGGGCCGAGTCCAGCCCCTGGTTCCGTCACCTGCCTGCCCCGAGCTCCCATGGCACCGTCGCCCGCCTGCAGGGCAATCCTCTGTTCTGGGAAAGTTGACCCCCGGGAGACCAAGTCCTTTGGTTAGCCACAGGGCCCGGCGTCCCCGATCTCTGCTGAATGACGTGCCCCGCCAACGGCCACCCAGTTCGGtctccccggccctgcctgccgaGGAGACGGCTGGTTAGCATCTGGGGAGCCATGGACTGAGAACCCACCAGTGGCTGACTCTGAGGGGAAGATGCGTCCTGGTTCCCGGGCTCTGACATGGGGATGGGGTCTGGAGCTGGCACCATCTTGGCAGGAGTGGGGAGCCCCaggtctctttccctcccctccccccccccccccccccccccggcatgcATGCCGGGTCAGCTGCGCCCAGAGGATTGCCAGCCCCCAGCCGTTCGGAGTTGCCAGCcccgagggggctcagggcagccgGTTTCTCCCCTAGGCCCCCAGCGAGCGGCTGGCCTGCGACATCGCCCGGAGGCGCTTCTCGCAGAAGCTGCTATGGAAGGAGATGGAGGACTTCAACGACAGCGACAGCGACTACGACGAGGACACCGGCAAGCGCTGCTTCAAGGTaccgccctgccccagctcccctcgCTGTGCTGGCGGGGATCAGGCTGCCTGGCGCCAGCACCTCCTCCATCAGCttcctcctgggggagcagggggcccTTTCTCCTGCCTCGTGCCGCACCTGAGGGGCCATCCTTCCTACCCGTCTCCAAGGAAATCGCCTGCCCAGATGGTCATTGCATCTTGCAGCCTGCCCGGGAGGTCTCCCTACTGCagctgggtaaactgaggcacagctgcGGGGAAGGGACTCGGCGAGTCGATGGTAGAgccgggactagaacccagaagttctgaatcccagcccagccctcccctTCCGACCATTAGTCCCACTGcatctcccagagctggggatagaagccaggagtcctgactcccagctttaCCCCTCTCTGGGCTGTCAGttccctgctgctgggggaaCACGTTCTCCTTTTGGTCTGGCGGCACGTGGGAGGGGATCTgccgccctccctccccagccccattgTAAGAGAACATCAAATTATCATATTAATTCCCGCTCCTATTGTTTCCCCCACGATCGCACGCTGGAGCCCGGGTTCACAACCTGTCTCTTGAAAATGCCAGCTGCGTGGGCTGCTCCTCCAGACGGGAGCAAAGTTCTCTGTAATTCACGGGTGGGTGGGGGGCCTGAGAATGGGGCCCTCTGAACTCGTCTCACTTGCGCACAGGCTGCGGGAGCCTGTTGCCAAGCATCTGGCGCTGCAGCACCATCTTCTGGTCAGCTGGAGGCTCTTTCCCGTGTGTGGATCCAGCGGCTTTCCCGACACGGGGAGGTGTTACTGAAAATGCCAGGCTCGGAGCCAGGGCGAACGGGACCAGGGGCTGCCCCAGTTCAGATCCACCCGGGTGactcctgccctgggctcccccccgaGCCCTACCTCTGCCGTCAGGGGTCAGGTGATGCGGATACCGAGAACAGAACCCCCCAAACAGACAGATGGGGTGGCCCCTGGGGCAAGATTCAGACTAGCCTGAGCTGGGCACATAAAGTAAATAGGGGGTGAGGGTCaaccctgacccacagccctgggctccccataAACAGCTCTACCAATGCCGCTTAATCCTGACCTGCTGCCCCCCactatcccagctctgggctcccccatcactctgccagtgcccctcagtcctgatccCAACCATGGGCTCCCCtggagctctgccagtgcccctcaatcctgcccCACAGTCCCCTGCTGTCCCTTCCCTGTTGTGCATGATGTTGGCAGCTCTCCCCTTGAGAGGAAGTTGAGTCCcccccaaactcatttcacatgtgACTAGCAGAACCCTGTTCCAACATGGACCATTCAGCACTCCCCAGGTCCAGCCAGGCTCAACCCAtgcatctcttctccccccagaTAAGCCAGCTGGACAACTGCCCtgatttcttcctcttcctgtgtGGTCTCCTGGGCCCCCTGCTGAAGACCTTTGAGAGAGCAGCTGCCTTCCTGGTGGAGTCTGGCTGTCCTGAGCTAGGTATGACCCCCCCAGTGCATTCACCAGTGTGTTTAGCAAAACCAACGGCCTGAGCTGACCCACTAGGCCTGTAAGATCCAAGGGGAATCTCGCTGCGTGGGGTCAACAAGAGCAGAGACTTGGGACCCATCCCCCTGGGAACATCCTGATGCCCAAGGGCAGAGCTGGCAGGGTGTCGGGTGCAGCTGAAGGGGGGGCTCCCCACAGAACCCCAAACAGCACTGGGCATGTGGAATGTGGTGCCTTAATGGCTGGACTCTTCTAGCCCCGGGATCTGCCaccagggaaaccgaggcatggagcagggacatgccttgccctaggtcacacagcagggctcaggaccCACGCCCTTGCTAGGATAACAGCCGTCCCACTAAGATCCTTGGGGGCACATGCTGCTCCAGGGGGCTTCCTGGCTGTGCGCGTTGCATGGAGATGGGAGGGTCTGAGCTGGTGGAGAGGGGACgccggtgtaaatcagtgtagccctACTGAGGTGCGAGCTGCCCCAATGTCCCCAAGCTGAGGATCAGCCCCAGAACGGTGCAAAGGCCCCTCCCATGCTCTCTGCTTGCCTCCTCCAGAGTTGGAGTATGTGGAGAAGCTGCAGCGGTTCCTGCTGAGGAAGGCGAGAGAGGATGGCTCCTTCGGTGAGTCTGGGGCAAACCTACTGAGATCCAgcctccctgtgctgctggggagaTGCTTCTGCGCCCAGTGTCCTCCTGGGTCTAACCCCTTCCTCACCAGGGCACTTTCACCCTGCTAGGGAGCCTTCATCCCGGTGCCGGCCTCTTCCTCTGGGGTTCTGTGGCAAATCAGATCAGGAGCCAACTCAGGGTGCTTATCTGCCTGAGCAGGAAGAGCTGGGTGTtgtctgccccctgctgggaccaGGGGGAACAGCACCAGGAAGTGACAGGCTTCTCTGGGCATTTGTCAAGAAATCGCTCTCCCAGCTTCTCCTGCTGCTAGGATGGAGCTGCTGGTGGGCAAACACTGAGTTGGGCTGTAAacctgcagggcagggaggcagcCCCGTAGTCAGGGTGAGTCCTGTcttccctcctgcagcccgcAGGGGCTTTTCAGGACCACCGCGAGGGCAGTTGAAATGGGGTTTTAGTGCCACAGGCTGCGTTGCAGGACCCAGAACAGCactaaaggaggaggagggggcccGGCCCAAACAACTGCAGGAGCTGGGTGTGGTGGGAGGGTTGCTTGGGGCTGGTACACCATGTGCTGGGCCTGATGTCCTGCCCTGTCTCATTCCAGTGTGTGCAAAcaggagcctggctctgagctccATCCGGACCTTCAAGGAGCTGGGGGTGAGTGTGCCCCACCTCTCTGTACCCTGGTGATCCTGGTGAGGTCAGTTCAGCCCATCACACCTGTTTAGATGGCAGATGggctgctctctccctcccccatggagaCATGTGGTCCTGCCTATAactcccccagcctggcccaccacCTGGCTGGACAGGCAGATGCCCTCTCTCCttgtgcagccccagccccaaccccttcctgggtgaAAAGTCAGGGTTCCtccatccctctcctcccccaggtgcTGAGGGAGCAGCCAGGCCCAGCAGGGCCTATTCTCCACCTCTCGGAAACTTTCAGCAGCAAAGGGAACCAGGAGCAACTGGAGAAGTTCATGGGGCAGTTCACCTCCAGCTAGAGCGGCTTGGCAGGGTTGAGGAACTGTCCTGCCAGGGTTGAGGAACTGTCCTGCCACCTGTTTCAAAAACCCCCTTCTCCAggatctcctcgaatgtctctgggctgggatccaCCCACAGCAGCATGACCTCTGTTGTTTGAGTTGGAGATCAAAATAAATCTATTCTTGGTCCCAGGGTCTCCAGCTGCTTTTACTGGACAGGTTCATGCCAgcggttctcccccccccctctgaaAACCAGCCATGGTGGGCTCACTGTTGCTTCCCTCTCAATGGTACCATGCCAGCTCTTCTTTCCCTGGTGTTACTAGAGAGATCAGTGCAGCAGGGCCCACTCGACTGCCAGAATCGTCTATGCAAATGCAGCCCCAGGACGGGGGAGATTCAGTCTAGGCTTGCACTTTCCCCATCCCACTGAGTAGGGCTGGGAAGTGCATGGATTTGCCTTGCTCTGCATCTAATCCTAGGGGAGCAGCCCTCTGTGCCCCTTACCCCTTTAACAGCAGCTTGGCACCATGATTCCCCCCCCCTGCTGGCTGTTTGAATGGATTTCACACCGAGTGTGCTGATGGGTCAGAGCACAGACTGCGCCCTTATGCACCTCAGCTAGCAGGGCTGGCCCTTCAGTGAGAGCTTTATTGCAAAATCCACACGCCATTGAGTGTCATGATTAGCCAAAGGCCATTAAAGTGCTGCACCTGCCAGTGCCCATGATCAGCTCCTGTGCCCTGGGGACCGCGCTGGTGGGGCATCCTCAAACGACCTTGTTTCGGAGGGCTCCCAGCTGGTCAATTTCACACTGCACCACATCTCCTCTCTACAACGCAGGGGAAGCAGAGTCACATTTCCATTAGGAGCTACACGCTGCCACAACCAGCTAAAGACTGTAGCCACCCCTTTGCCCCCAGAATCCTTTGAACCAGCCCCTATGGCAGCACCATAGACCAGGGTAGGATGGTTGATGCCTGATCTTTGTTACCTAGTTACCAGCGCTACAGCAGAACCCCGGGGTTAATGTCTCCCCATCTACCCCCCATCAGATCAGACATGCTCCTAACCTTGCGGACCAGAACACAGGGTGGGACTGACCCCCTCATGCCTAGAATAGACAAACTGCAACTGCTACACAAAATCCAGCTGGGGGGCGGGAAGAGTGTCTGTCATACTCTGAAACCCTGGGAGCTGGATGAgtcaaatataaaataatggaCAGAGTGACTGGAGCCTCCAGCACCTCCTAAGCCCCCCCAGGAATGTTTTGACTGTAACTAAAGGGGCTAAAGCCTGCATTAAAAAAACAGCCTAAGGGGGATACCCAGTCACAGTGAGGTGCACCCCCTAGTGGCTGTAGGAGCTCAGACACTTATTCCACAGCCCTAGGAACCCGCTGGCTCAAAACAAGAGGCTGGGCTGTCTCCCTTACTGGAATCTCTGAGCTTGGTGCTGCAATTCCAGCTGCTCAGGCAAGTCCTTGAGTCTGTGCCGAGCGCTCCGGACAGGCACCACAGTCGGCCCCTGTGGCTCCAATGGCAGGACCGGGGTCCACATGGGACACCAGCTATCTCCTGTCACTGCCCTTCGctgggatccagcctaccccctGCTATAGGGAGTCCGGATCGCTAGTAGCAGCTTCAGCTCTCGC
Proteins encoded in this window:
- the GPAT2 gene encoding glycerol-3-phosphate acyltransferase 2, mitochondrial isoform X2, which produces MSLEVPQARGAVSVLSKSPAQWRSEVLSILGQIQSPLSLFILRLCSWALLRLLNRVFLNLLLHKGQLEMVRRAAQTPDIPLVFLSTHKSWLDGLLLPFLLFSQGLGVPRVTWEYQAFTPSLRALLSRLGGVFLPPGAEHAPDGERGVLSRAILTSYVEELLKSRQHLVIFLEEPVSGESRLSAPGREWLALVLGAVHARAVPDVMLVPVGIAYDVAPSASRGGLLGSAQPLGLWSCLLAVRRALGQEFGCVRMDFAQPFSLQEYTANSLFRQSYSRKSLEELLLPVILGKSPDLLDWEKSEEWYPGLGAAAELKADERMLVGRLGLHSLSAGVSCSAVMAVAIMSALLLHKHREGVFLSRLMSDFSWLVEETLLRNRDVGFSGRLRDLVLHALSLLRGCVSLHHLSRGDVLVAPRETEAAVRELSWHSTALLPVFMCEAVGACAINALLVEMLPFLSPAELPAAVVLSQEELRRKTLALLQLLPRDILLLQPCQSVSCYSQEVLDKLIQCGLLVAEEAPSERLACDIARRRFSQKLLWKEMEDFNDSDSDYDEDTGKRCFKISQLDNCPDFFLFLCGLLGPLLKTFERAAAFLVESGCPELELEYVEKLQRFLLRKAREDGSFVCANRSLALSSIRTFKELGVLREQPGPAGPILHLSETFSSKGNQEQLEKFMGQFTSS